In Chitinophagaceae bacterium C216, the genomic stretch CAAATAGGACGTACTGCCATCAACAAACCATTCTTCCTGTTGCTTACTGAAAAAATCAGAAACGGGAAAGATATAGAATGGATCCCCTTTTGGAAAGAATTTAAAATGCGTGCGAATGTAGCTGGATTTGAAGACTATATTCCTCCATATAAAAACCTAGGCGCCATTTTTATAAAAGCTTATAAAAAAGAAACAGGGGAAGATGTGTAACACAACAAGCGGTATTCATTGTTGTTGCTGTTGTTGCTGTATTTGCTCCATATAATATCGGTAAGAGTTTTTCTTTTCCTTTAAAGAAGTATCGGTAAGATTTGACGATCTGTAAGCAAATATAGGATTGGCTACCACGTCGCCGGCCTCGGCGACTTCTTTTTTGTTATAAATAGATACCGATACTTCAAGTACATGATCGGAAGAGCCTTTATAAGTTCCTTTCACAGGAGTGCAATCTGAAAAATTTCTACCTACAGCCAATCGGATATGTCGGTCACTGGCAATACAGTTATTAGTAGGATCTAATCCCACCCATCCATAATCAGGCACATAAGCTTCTACCCATGCATGTGTTGCACCCTCGCCTCTAAACTCATGATCTTTGGGGCAAATATATCCGCTTACATAGCGTGCAGGAATACCTATGTACCTTAATATCCATAAGAGAAAATGGGCGAAATCCTGACACACGCCGGCTTTTAACCTCCATATTTCATCAACGCTAGTTTCCACACTAGTTACACCTTTTTTGTATTCAAAATTTTTAAAAATGTATTCCGAAAAAATACGGGCGTTTTCAAAAGGTGTTCTTTGTTCGTCATATAAAGAGTGAATAAAACTTTTAATATTTTCCTCTTCTTCCAGGTGTTCTTTTTGCAAAAAGTCGATATAAGGTAGACGTTCACAAGCTTCGCGCAACAAACCCCATTGTTTATCAGCTGGACTCTCAATCTCCGGCAATTGAATCTCGTGTGTTACAACCTCTGCTTCGGACACAATCTGCAACTCTGAGAGTGGCTCTACAATAGTAAAAACGCCCACCTGATTACCGAAAAAATCGTTAAACACTTCTACATTCGGATTTTTAGTAATCGTTATCTTATGCCTAAGTACATTTTGAAAACCATCGTTAATGGGGTATAGTTTGATTTGATTCGCGCACTCTACCACTGGGTTTCCATAAGAATAACGAGTAATATGCTTTACATTATAAGCCGGCATAGGCAATTTATTTGATCAATGTTATTACTAGGGTTAATTGTAGCCAAAATAATGCTTATTAAAAGCAATAGCAATATTATATAGATCTGATCGAGTTTGATTCAGCAAAGCTCCAATACTGACTCCGCCTTTCAAATCACAAGTACTATACTTGAGATTATTATACGCCTTCCCGATTAGAAAATCCAGATGTGCAAAACTTTCCGGAATACTTTGTCCCTCTAGTCGCTTAAAATAACGACTGATATGAGACATACAATAAAGTATAGAGTGTACAAAGCTTTCATCATACAATACCTGTTTCATAATAGTATCAGGAGTCATTATGCCTCTCGAAGTCTTGAGATACACCTCATAACCCGATAGAGAATACAACAGGTACCTTAGCGAAGGGAGCGTTAATTCATCATCTAATCTATAGTTTACCTCTTTCAGTTTAATATCCGACACATCGGTAATAATGATAGCACGCTCCACAAAACGTCCTACATTTAAAAAACTATATGCTTCACCTCTAGACATAGTAATATCAATAGTGCCGTACAATAACAAACTATGTCGGATCAATGCATCTAAAGCAGTTATAGGATCGCCGGACTGAATAGTTTGACGAATACTAGGTTCTCTAATGAGCAGGTAATAGGCATTCAGATTGTGCCACATTTCCTTGGTGATATGGTCCTGAACCGCTCTTGCATTTTCTCTGGATCGGGTAATGCTATTGATTAACGAAGCTTCGTTTTCTTTGCCAAGCATCACATATTCCAGCACTGCTCGTGAGTTATATTGGATGGTTTCCATCTCTGATGGAGATAAATAACCATAAGTCTGCAAAACCGATCTCCAGTTATATTGTTTAATCTCATCTTGCGAAGCCACGTAATTCGTACGCAATACCCTAAGCAGACCATTAGTTCTTTCCATATAGCGGGCCATTCAAAATACCGACTCTGCTACACGACTTAACATAAGTGATTTTTAAAATTTCGATTAGTGAATGATTGTATAAATGATACTATTAGCTTCCCAATACCCAAGTATCCTTACTACCACCTCCCTGGGAAGAGTTTACTACTAAGGAACCTTCCTTTAATGCAACACGAGTAAGACCTCCTGGTACAATACTAATACCATCAGGGCCATACAACGCAAAGGGGCGCAAATCTACCCTACGCGGCTGCATTTTGCCATCGATATAACAAGGAGAAGTAGACAAATTAATGATAGGTTGTGCAATAAAACTTCTGGGGTCTTCAAGAATGGCTTTTTTGTAAGTTTCCATTTCCTCCTCCGAGGCTTTGTTACCTATCAACATTCCGTAACCTCCCGACTCATTGGTTTTTTTAATCACCATTTTATCCATATTGGCAAAAACCATTGATCGGTTTTCGGGAACATCCAATGCATATGTGGGAACGTTTTTAAGAATAGGTTCTTCGTTTAGGTAATAGCGAATCATTTCGGGTACGTAAGCATAAACGACCTTATCATCGGCCACTCCATTACCCATCGCATTTACAATTGCTACATTACCTTTACGATAAGCCCAATAAATACCCGGTACGCCTAAGATGCTATCAGGCCTAAACACGAGCGGGTCCATAAAATCGTCATCTACACGGCGATAAATTACATCTACCTTCTTCAGACCTGCGGTAGTTTTCATGTATACATGATGATTTTCCACCACAAGATCACGCCTCTCTACCAACTCAATTCCCATCAGACGTGCGAGTGTGGTGTGTTCGAAATAAGCAGAGTTATAAACGCCAGGCGTTAACAATACAACTGTGGGATTACTAGTTTGTCGGTTTGCCAACCCGAGCAAATTTTTCAATAAAAAAGAAGGATACTCAATTACACTGCGCACATTGTTTTTGGGAATAAGGTCAGGAAAAATGCGTACGGTCATACTTCGGTTTTCCAGCATATACGAAACTCCCGACGGCGTTCGCAAATTATCTTCCAGAACATAAAAACTTCCATCGGCATCGCGTACTAAGTCTATCCCCGCAATGTGGGAATAAATATCAAAGGGCACATCCACATACATCATCTCTCTCAGAAATAAGGGGCAGGAGTAAATAAGCTTTAAAGGGATAATACCATCTTTGATGATAAACTGCTGATGATAGATATCTTTCAAGAATATATTAAGTGCTTTTAGCCGTTGCTTGATGCCTGTTTCTATTACACTCCATTCCTCGGACGAGATAACGCGGGGAATAATATCAAAGGGGAAAATTTTTTCTACCCCTTCCCTATCGCTGTAAACGGTAAAAGTTATTCCCTGAGTCATAAATAATTTTTTGGCGAGATCGTCCTTTCCTTCCATTTCCTCATGACTAATACCCTCAATGGATCTTACGAACTGCTCATATATCGGGCGCACACCATCCTCCCCCATTAGCTCATCCCATATATCTTCTTGTGGATTGTAAGACTCTAGAATTTTAGGAATTGTCATAAGCTCGTAGTTTATATTAACAAATTACCCAATACAAGTAAACTCACATTTCACAGGTTGAGATACAGATTAATTTCCGCCTTATAAATATATATAAAATAATCTAATGTAGCATATTGCAAAAGCAAGTTTAATACGGTAATTTTTGTAGGTTTGGCGAATGAATGAATTGCTAGCTATATCATTTCAATCTGCATCCCGAATTAAAGCCTATCAAGAGCAAAGGCTAGGAGATTTACTTAATTATCTGAATACCCATTCAGCTTTTTACAAAAAACTGTTTGAGGAAAATAACATCGCGATACAGAAAATAAAAACTATAGAAGATCTAGTTCACATTCCTCCTACCGAAAAAGAACATCTGCAATTACATAACGAACAATTTATATGTGTACCTCGAAATAAGATTATAGAATATACAGCTACATCCGGCACTGTAGGAAGTCCGGTAACGGTTGCCCTTACCGAAAACGATTTACAGCGTCTCGCCTATAATGAGTATTGTTCCTTTGTTTGTGCCAATGGCACCTCTGAGGACGTATATCAACTAATGCTGACATTGGATCGTCAGTTCATGGCAGGTATGGCTTATTACAGTGGTATCAGAAAGCTGGGAGCGGGTGTAGTACGGGTAGGACCAGGCGTCCCATCGTTACAATGGGAAACCATTGAACGTTTAAAACCTACAGCCATTGTTGCAGTACCGTCATTTATCATCAAACTCATTCAATATGCAGAGGAACATCAGATTGATGTTAACAAAACTTCAGTAAAGAAAGCTATATGTATTGGAGAGAATATCCGCGACGAAAAACTGCAGCCCAATATACTGCATCAGAAAATTATCGATAAATGGAATATCAAGCTATTTTCTACCTACGCCTCTACGGAAATGCAGACGGCATTTACCGAATGTGAAGCAGGAAGAGGCGGACACCTGAATCCCGAACTACTGATTGTTGAACTTTTGGACGAATCAGGACAGCAGGTCCCTTACGGTGAACCGGGCGAGGTAACTATTACCACTTTAGGAGTGGAAGGTATACCCTTGTTGAGATATAAAACCGGCGACATCTGCATTGCTTACAACGAGCCCTGCTCTTGCGGGCGTCATACTTTAAGACTGTCTCCAGTTATCGGCCGTAAAAAGCAGATGATTAAGTACAAAGGAACCACCCTTTTTGCACCGGCACTTTTTGAAATTATTCATCGCACCGATGCGGTTAAAGAATACGTTGTAGAAGTTTATAGTAATGAAATCGGCACCGACGAGGTGTTGCTACACATTGTTCCTACCGATAATCAGGAAGAAACACTAAACAAGATCAAAGCCTACCTACAGGCCAAGTTGCGTGTAACACCACATATCAAAGTTGTCGATGCCGACACAATGCAGAAAATGCAATTTCCTGATGGCGTAAGAAAACCCGTAAAATTTGTAGACAAACGAAAAACTACGCAGCAGGTATAGCTGTATAATTAATACTTATAATCTATAGCCTCTTTATAACCTTGCAGGTTTAAACGAAGGTGTTTATATCCTTTTACCTTTAGGGAAGAGATATTAAAACTGTAGGTACGAGAAACTTTATCTTTATCACACGGCTCATCGCCACTCTCTTGCAATTTAAAATACAGCTTTAGATAGCGTTGAGGTGGTGCAGATTCGGCCACACGGTCAGAGTCTAACAATTTCACCTCCCAAGAGGCATCGTTACAGGAGTTAGCAGTAATAGTAACAGAAAGCGTATTATCCGTCAGCTTTACATCATCAATACTATAGGAGTCACTCTCTGCCTGTTTATAAAAATTGTTATTAATCATCAGACGCTCGTCGCTGCTTATTACATTTCTGTACTTAGTTCCACATGCAAAACCGACTAATACAACATACGACAGTAATAAAAGAAATCCGTTTTTCATATTCATAGCATTTTACAATTAAAGACGGACAGCCGAATCAGATTGCTGCAGTGAAACCCCAAAAAATTGATTTATTTTTTGACATAGAAGAAACTATAATACATCCAAGATACACTCGAATCACTCAGGCGACCTGTTTAGTACAGTCAGCGATTAATTAAGTATCGACTAATAGCGAATAGAACTATTATTGAAGAAATAGTTATTAAGCTATTTGTGATATTATTTATTTGACAAACAATGCACTTTTTTATACTCTGTATTTTATTTAAATTGTAGCAGATAAACGGTTGCAATGAGAAAGAGATGCTTTTGGGTAATGGTTATATGCTTGTGTACCTTCACACTGACTTATGCTCACAATCCAGTATTTAATATAGAACAATACGATAATCGAAATGGGCTTTCCAACAGTGCCATTAATCATTTATTTATAGATAGGGATAGGATTTTGTGGATAGGTACCTGGGATGGACTGAACTATTACGACGGTTCCTCATTTCAACATGTCAATTATGCAAGACCAGAAAATCATTCAGGTATTAGCCATAACGTAATACAATATGTGCAGGAAGATGCCTCTAATAATATATGGATTACTACAATAGGAGGAATATCCAGACTTAATAAAACAACAGGAGTTATATATAATTACTTTTATAACACCACCCCTAATGAAAGCTTAAGCGAACACGAATATGGTCTTGCTGTTAATAGAGAAAATAATCTGATATATGCATACAGCCCCAGACAGGGTTTACTGTTTTATGACAATCAAAAACTAGAATTTATTCCCATCAAAGTTCCTGTGCATTACGGAAAACCAGTAAAACTGTTGACGCAGGGCTCGCATCTTTATCTCTTAAACACGGAAGGCACACTTCACACGTTCGCCATTAACAACCATCAGCTACAACACAAACATGTTTTGTCAGGCATAAAAAATTGTTTTATTGTAGAGAATAAATTATTTGTAACAGATGCCAATAAATTTCTGAACATATATCACAATGATGTACTCTTACAAAAACTAATCATACCAGACTACATTAATGCCATTGGTTATTACAAGCAACATTATCTGTTTTCCTGGGCTGAAAAAGGATTTGCCGTATATGACAGTACTTTTAGAGCTTCGTCTTACATGAATGATTTAACTCGCACTTATAGCGAAATAAAAATAACGGCATTTGGCAGCAATAAAGACGGGTCGCTTTGGATAGGTACCGATGGCAACGGAATATTAAAGATTACACCACGCTCGCAAGCATTTGGATTAATCAGCTTTACCAATTTGAACATCCCTTACAATGTTCCCGTGCGAACATTTTGCCAGCAAGACAACGATTTGTGGGTAGGAACAAAAGGAAAAGGCATCATTGTTTTAAAAGACTTTGCCACTTCTCCTACCTTACAACAATCGGCATACAAA encodes the following:
- a CDS encoding Phenylacetate-coenzyme A ligase, whose translation is MNELLAISFQSASRIKAYQEQRLGDLLNYLNTHSAFYKKLFEENNIAIQKIKTIEDLVHIPPTEKEHLQLHNEQFICVPRNKIIEYTATSGTVGSPVTVALTENDLQRLAYNEYCSFVCANGTSEDVYQLMLTLDRQFMAGMAYYSGIRKLGAGVVRVGPGVPSLQWETIERLKPTAIVAVPSFIIKLIQYAEEHQIDVNKTSVKKAICIGENIRDEKLQPNILHQKIIDKWNIKLFSTYASTEMQTAFTECEAGRGGHLNPELLIVELLDESGQQVPYGEPGEVTITTLGVEGIPLLRYKTGDICIAYNEPCSCGRHTLRLSPVIGRKKQMIKYKGTTLFAPALFEIIHRTDAVKEYVVEVYSNEIGTDEVLLHIVPTDNQEETLNKIKAYLQAKLRVTPHIKVVDADTMQKMQFPDGVRKPVKFVDKRKTTQQV